In one window of Kosmotoga pacifica DNA:
- a CDS encoding site-2 protease family protein, whose translation MIALYFIAIFTGVVVAHELGHYIFARFFGVRILEFAIGFGPKLFSIKGKETTFSIRLIPLGGYVKMAGENLETLDEHAEDIPKEQLFNTKPSWQRFLIAFSGPLFSILAGFLIFAIAGAIWGFPEVIIERVQPNSPAYYAGLQSGDRIVSINGGTVIESSTLSRKVKTGRALTLDIERNGELIEVDIQPRLLPEGAVFVLGDVEGSPGKKLVSIDGVLVDNGYSAIAQSLRQGEIVELVFEDGKKVRATMEYLSLTEPYFALGIYYASFEPEFNIDARNFKAGDRIVRINDFPVRDGLDFSYLIQSISADQSTMYLYFTGNMLEQVVTGLPEDLEIEVLRNGQLVTIRMSKSEFISILEEPNVFKRGFDYWYPGNVFEAFSLGVKWATELLRTMVVVISNLFTGQASLREFTGPVGIVKLVGDAAKAGIKMVILLVGLITLNLGVINLLPLPALDGGRMILALVEMVIRRRIDPKVEAYIQTIGFFILIGIILYITAIDVGRFLGR comes from the coding sequence GTGATTGCCCTTTATTTTATAGCGATATTTACCGGCGTTGTTGTAGCGCACGAACTGGGGCACTATATCTTTGCAAGATTCTTCGGGGTCAGAATCCTCGAATTCGCCATAGGTTTTGGTCCCAAATTGTTTTCAATAAAAGGCAAGGAAACCACCTTCAGTATTAGATTGATCCCGCTGGGTGGATACGTTAAAATGGCCGGTGAAAACCTCGAGACTCTCGATGAACATGCGGAAGATATACCAAAGGAACAACTTTTTAATACCAAACCCTCATGGCAGCGGTTCCTGATAGCCTTTTCAGGTCCCCTGTTTTCAATTCTCGCGGGCTTTTTGATTTTTGCGATCGCCGGTGCTATCTGGGGTTTTCCGGAAGTCATCATTGAGAGAGTCCAACCAAATTCCCCGGCGTATTACGCTGGACTTCAGAGCGGAGACAGAATAGTCTCCATTAATGGTGGGACGGTTATAGAGAGTTCTACACTTTCGAGAAAGGTGAAAACCGGGCGGGCGCTCACCCTGGATATCGAAAGAAATGGTGAGCTCATTGAAGTTGATATCCAGCCCCGTCTTTTGCCTGAAGGAGCTGTATTCGTTCTGGGTGATGTAGAAGGAAGTCCCGGAAAGAAGCTGGTGAGTATCGATGGAGTGTTAGTTGATAACGGATACAGCGCCATCGCCCAATCTCTCCGACAGGGCGAGATTGTAGAGCTTGTATTTGAGGATGGAAAAAAGGTGCGCGCCACCATGGAATACCTTTCGCTCACTGAGCCATATTTTGCCCTTGGCATATACTACGCTTCATTTGAACCTGAATTCAACATAGATGCAAGGAACTTCAAAGCTGGCGACAGGATTGTGAGGATAAACGATTTTCCTGTTCGTGATGGTCTTGATTTCTCCTATCTGATTCAGAGCATATCGGCTGACCAATCAACGATGTACCTGTATTTCACTGGGAACATGCTCGAACAGGTGGTAACAGGCTTACCTGAAGACCTCGAGATAGAAGTGCTCAGAAATGGTCAGCTCGTTACCATACGTATGTCTAAGAGTGAGTTCATTTCAATCCTCGAAGAGCCAAATGTCTTCAAGCGAGGATTCGATTATTGGTATCCCGGGAATGTTTTCGAAGCCTTTTCCCTTGGAGTTAAATGGGCGACGGAATTGCTCAGAACTATGGTTGTAGTGATAAGTAACCTGTTCACGGGACAGGCTTCTTTGAGGGAATTCACAGGACCTGTTGGTATCGTAAAACTGGTAGGCGATGCTGCGAAAGCCGGAATCAAGATGGTGATATTGCTCGTTGGACTGATAACTCTGAACCTTGGGGTCATTAATCTCTTACCGCTCCCCGCCCTTGATGGAGGGCGGATGATACTGGCTCTTGTCGAAATGGTTATTAGAAGGCGTATCGATCCCAAAGTGGAGGCCTATATACAAACGATAGGATTCTTTATATTGATAGGAATAATTCTCTATATAACAGCCATCGATGTAGGACGTTTTTTGGGGCGATAG
- the dxr gene encoding 1-deoxy-D-xylulose-5-phosphate reductoisomerase: MKRLAIIGSTGSIGRQTLEVVNDLRDYKVVALSCGHNFSLFRKQLMKFKPDYAATLGDAVYLREEFPETIFFFGADGIEEMLEAAMPDAVVNGASGAVGLRYSLKAIETSKRLCLANKESLVCGGKLLIEKAVQRGVEIIPVDSEHSGIFQLMIGDSRPEKIFITASGGALRDYPLEQIEEATLEEVLKHPTWSMGKRITIDSATMVNKGLEVIEAHYLFNYEEKDILTYICRNSLIHGGAIYRDGVIKLHVGEADMKIPIAYSLSYPVRTYSSPHIKLDRLTLSLEEIDYRRYPALKLAREITGVPSKQIAYNAADEVAVKYFEKGAIKFGDIFRIIYRVVEKVFEASPHNFDEVLEIDRFSRKLAEREVIEL, encoded by the coding sequence TTGAAAAGGCTGGCAATCATAGGTTCAACGGGTTCAATAGGCAGACAAACCCTTGAAGTGGTGAATGATCTAAGAGATTATAAAGTTGTGGCTCTCTCCTGTGGCCACAACTTTTCTCTTTTCAGAAAACAACTTATGAAATTCAAACCTGACTATGCCGCAACTCTGGGGGATGCCGTCTATTTAAGAGAAGAGTTCCCCGAAACGATTTTTTTCTTTGGCGCGGATGGTATTGAAGAAATGCTGGAAGCAGCCATGCCGGACGCCGTTGTCAACGGGGCATCAGGGGCTGTTGGACTCAGATACAGCCTGAAAGCGATAGAAACTTCAAAGCGACTCTGCCTTGCCAACAAGGAATCGCTGGTATGTGGCGGAAAACTCTTGATAGAAAAAGCTGTTCAGAGAGGTGTCGAAATCATCCCCGTTGACAGTGAGCACAGCGGCATATTTCAATTGATGATTGGCGACAGTAGACCTGAAAAGATATTCATTACGGCCTCAGGTGGCGCTCTACGCGATTACCCGTTGGAACAAATAGAAGAAGCTACCCTCGAAGAAGTACTCAAGCACCCGACCTGGTCCATGGGAAAACGAATCACGATAGACAGCGCAACGATGGTCAACAAAGGTCTTGAGGTTATAGAAGCCCATTATCTATTTAATTATGAAGAGAAAGACATATTGACATACATTTGCAGGAACAGTCTTATTCACGGTGGTGCCATATACCGTGATGGAGTGATCAAATTGCATGTGGGAGAAGCCGATATGAAAATACCGATAGCTTACTCTTTAAGTTATCCTGTGAGAACGTACAGTTCTCCTCACATAAAATTGGATAGGTTAACACTCTCTCTCGAAGAGATCGATTATCGAAGGTATCCGGCTCTGAAATTGGCGCGAGAGATTACAGGTGTTCCTTCAAAGCAGATTGCGTACAACGCAGCAGACGAAGTAGCAGTCAAATACTTTGAAAAAGGAGCGATAAAATTCGGTGACATATTCAGGATTATTTACAGGGTAGTGGAAAAAGTATTCGAAGCGAGTCCCCATAATTTTGACGAAGTTCTCGAAATAGATAGATTTTCAAGGAAGCTTGCAGAAAGGGAGGTAATAGAGCTGTGA
- a CDS encoding (Fe-S)-binding protein has product MVVLYSAVLLGILGLASGLFLAFTASKFAVKEDPRVKLAEVALPGINCGACGFPGCSGFAKAYVEGKVQKEGCIPGKRSGVPEKLEAIMKTSQEKILAVWEESGEDAEKALEKLLSSSGAPQKPASKKPTRPSPEEVAKYKGMLKDNDKAQLIYGALPNIDCGLCGHPGCAAFALKVAAGEEKPEKCVPGMRQNIPDKIIKIEKMSPEEVKKLLNETTGDPKQIKEKLGG; this is encoded by the coding sequence GTGGTAGTATTATATTCAGCGGTGCTTCTGGGAATTCTCGGGCTCGCCTCGGGCCTGTTTCTTGCTTTTACAGCTTCCAAATTCGCAGTTAAGGAAGACCCGCGGGTCAAACTGGCGGAGGTAGCCCTTCCGGGTATCAATTGTGGTGCCTGTGGATTTCCTGGCTGCTCCGGTTTCGCCAAGGCCTATGTCGAAGGGAAAGTGCAAAAAGAAGGCTGTATTCCCGGTAAACGCTCAGGAGTGCCTGAAAAGCTCGAAGCAATAATGAAGACATCCCAAGAGAAAATCCTTGCCGTCTGGGAAGAAAGCGGAGAAGATGCGGAAAAGGCTTTGGAAAAGCTCCTGTCCTCTTCTGGGGCTCCTCAGAAACCGGCATCAAAGAAACCAACACGTCCAAGTCCTGAAGAAGTGGCTAAATATAAAGGGATGCTTAAAGACAACGATAAGGCTCAGCTCATTTACGGGGCACTACCAAATATAGACTGTGGACTTTGCGGTCATCCTGGTTGCGCTGCTTTCGCGCTAAAAGTGGCTGCTGGTGAAGAAAAGCCCGAAAAATGTGTTCCGGGAATGCGACAAAATATTCCGGATAAAATTATTAAAATCGAAAAAATGTCTCCTGAGGAAGTGAAGAAACTTCTCAATGAAACCACCGGTGATCCAAAACAGATCAAAGAGAAGCTCGGAGGATGA
- the rsxA gene encoding electron transport complex subunit RsxA — MTEGTKLFFIFLSALLVNNFVLSRFLGICPFLGVSKKVDTAVGMSLAVIFVMVMASIITWLLNLLLIALGLPFLTTIVFILIIAVLVQFVEIVLKKTSPGLYEALGIFLPLITTNCAILGLALLNVQQELSLIETIIHAVGAGLGFALALIIFSTIREKMELYDVPESFKGTASALVSAGLLSMAFMGFQGLVKL, encoded by the coding sequence ATGACAGAAGGAACAAAACTATTTTTCATATTTCTTTCCGCGTTGCTTGTGAATAATTTTGTGCTTTCAAGATTTTTGGGAATATGTCCCTTTCTTGGCGTTTCAAAAAAGGTCGATACTGCTGTTGGCATGAGCTTGGCGGTTATCTTCGTCATGGTGATGGCTTCAATTATTACATGGTTGTTGAACCTATTGTTGATCGCTTTGGGGCTTCCTTTCCTTACGACGATTGTCTTTATCTTGATAATCGCTGTGCTGGTTCAGTTTGTTGAAATAGTCCTCAAGAAGACCAGTCCGGGTCTGTATGAAGCTCTCGGGATATTCCTGCCCCTTATAACGACAAATTGTGCAATCCTCGGGCTCGCGTTGTTGAACGTGCAGCAAGAATTAAGCCTTATCGAAACCATCATCCATGCTGTTGGCGCAGGTCTTGGCTTTGCGCTCGCTCTTATAATTTTCTCTACTATAAGAGAAAAGATGGAACTCTACGATGTCCCAGAATCCTTCAAAGGAACTGCCAGTGCGCTGGTATCAGCCGGGCTCCTATCCATGGCTTTTATGGGATTCCAGGGCCTCGTAAAACTGTGA
- the rsxE gene encoding electron transport complex subunit RsxE — translation MAAKSVKTFTNGFIAQNPTFVQVLGMCPTLATTTSAVNGLGMGLATTSVLVMSNVVVSLIRKFIPDKVRIPAYIVIIASFVTVVDLLMHGFTYELWKTLGLFIPLIVVNCIILGRAESFASKNSVGLSFLDGLGMGLGFTGSLVLLGIVREFLGNGTIFGLHLSDVKMFAMILPPGAYIALGVMAGMFNYIGIRRAKAAKAKAAK, via the coding sequence ATGGCCGCCAAGAGCGTTAAGACCTTCACTAATGGTTTTATTGCACAAAACCCGACTTTCGTTCAAGTTCTTGGAATGTGTCCAACTCTTGCAACCACCACGAGTGCAGTGAACGGTCTCGGGATGGGATTGGCTACAACCAGCGTACTCGTTATGTCAAACGTGGTAGTGTCTTTGATAAGAAAGTTCATTCCCGATAAGGTGAGGATTCCGGCTTATATAGTTATCATAGCTTCTTTTGTGACGGTCGTTGATCTACTAATGCATGGATTTACTTATGAGCTCTGGAAAACTCTGGGGCTTTTTATTCCGCTTATTGTCGTTAACTGTATTATCCTTGGCCGTGCTGAGTCTTTTGCCTCAAAGAATAGCGTGGGTTTGTCATTCCTGGATGGTCTCGGAATGGGGCTTGGCTTTACAGGATCGCTGGTTCTTCTGGGTATAGTAAGGGAATTCCTGGGAAACGGAACAATCTTTGGATTGCATCTTTCCGATGTGAAGATGTTTGCGATGATCCTTCCACCGGGAGCCTACATCGCCCTTGGAGTAATGGCCGGGATGTTCAACTACATAGGAATCAGGAGAGCCAAGGCAGCGAAGGCTAAGGCCGCGAAATGA
- a CDS encoding RnfABCDGE type electron transport complex subunit G produces the protein MREYLKTGIVLMVITTIAGLGLALVYNLVKEPIEKAELAAKIDAIRFVLTDSSTGKLLVPENQIPKDGKELARYEWIPMSVEEGIMYSSPIWKGKVQSPAYIFEGENGRNIYVLTGQAVGYGGNVVSVASFLSTPDGLKLNAIKVMEYSQETPGLGANIAQEDIQRRFYPVAPTGLEKGLKVNKDAGIIVPPDKLQQARDTSGVVQTSDVMTGATITPRAVVNSINTMYEFLKKAGVE, from the coding sequence ATGCGTGAATATCTGAAGACAGGTATTGTTTTGATGGTAATTACAACTATAGCGGGTCTCGGACTTGCGCTGGTTTATAATCTCGTGAAGGAACCTATTGAGAAGGCCGAGCTGGCTGCAAAGATAGATGCCATACGTTTTGTTTTGACCGATTCCTCTACCGGAAAGCTTCTCGTCCCTGAAAATCAGATTCCAAAAGACGGGAAGGAACTCGCGCGTTACGAATGGATTCCGATGTCTGTTGAAGAGGGCATCATGTATTCTTCTCCTATCTGGAAGGGAAAAGTACAATCGCCCGCTTACATATTTGAAGGAGAGAACGGAAGAAATATCTACGTGTTAACAGGTCAAGCAGTGGGGTATGGCGGAAATGTGGTTAGTGTCGCTTCTTTCCTTTCAACACCTGACGGACTCAAATTAAATGCGATAAAGGTCATGGAATACTCACAGGAGACCCCAGGGCTCGGTGCCAATATAGCCCAGGAGGACATTCAAAGACGTTTTTATCCTGTGGCCCCAACAGGGCTGGAAAAAGGACTCAAAGTGAACAAAGATGCTGGAATTATTGTACCCCCTGACAAACTCCAGCAGGCACGGGATACCTCAGGTGTAGTGCAGACAAGTGATGTGATGACCGGTGCTACAATCACACCACGCGCAGTGGTCAATTCTATAAACACGATGTACGAGTTCTTGAAAAAGGCAGGTGTTGAATAA
- a CDS encoding RnfABCDGE type electron transport complex subunit D, with the protein MKLTVAAAPHLRSGDDVRKVMIDVLIALIPASVAAVVLFGMKALLLIIISMVSAELIELFIMRVLRQRKDFKPDFSASVTGLLLALNLSLAVSWWQAVIGVLVAIGIAKHIFGGLGKNFWNPALIGRVFLLMSFPVQMTTWFKPFDLETTATPMAILKEGSGTLPPVKDLFFGTIPGSLGEVSALLLIIGFVYLVLRGRIKLFIPLSYLGSVALISWIFYSVNSSYGSPLYHLLGGGLMLGALFMATDMVTSPMSPLGQLIFGTGCGFITMIIRYFGGYPEGVSFSILIMNSFVPLIDMATRPKRFGEVRSNA; encoded by the coding sequence ATGAAGCTGACAGTAGCAGCTGCTCCACACCTTAGATCTGGAGATGACGTTAGAAAAGTAATGATTGATGTTTTGATTGCCCTTATACCCGCTTCTGTCGCTGCTGTAGTCTTGTTTGGGATGAAAGCATTGCTGTTAATTATAATTTCTATGGTATCAGCAGAGCTTATAGAGCTCTTCATCATGAGGGTACTCCGGCAGAGGAAAGATTTCAAACCCGATTTCAGTGCTTCGGTAACCGGGTTGTTGCTTGCACTCAACCTTTCCCTTGCTGTTAGCTGGTGGCAGGCGGTTATCGGTGTTTTGGTGGCCATCGGGATAGCGAAACATATCTTTGGAGGACTTGGAAAGAACTTCTGGAACCCTGCTCTTATCGGTCGTGTGTTCCTTTTGATGTCTTTCCCCGTTCAAATGACGACGTGGTTCAAACCATTTGACCTCGAAACGACAGCAACTCCTATGGCAATACTAAAAGAGGGTAGTGGGACTCTCCCGCCTGTAAAAGACCTGTTCTTTGGTACGATCCCGGGGTCACTAGGTGAAGTCAGCGCTCTATTGCTAATCATAGGTTTTGTTTATCTGGTCCTAAGGGGTCGTATCAAGCTGTTCATTCCTCTCAGCTATCTAGGCAGTGTTGCGCTGATCTCGTGGATTTTCTATTCAGTGAATTCGAGTTATGGAAGCCCTCTCTACCACCTTCTGGGGGGCGGTCTTATGCTTGGTGCACTTTTCATGGCGACAGATATGGTCACCAGTCCCATGTCACCTCTCGGGCAGTTGATTTTCGGAACAGGCTGTGGCTTTATAACGATGATAATAAGGTACTTCGGAGGTTATCCCGAGGGAGTCTCTTTTTCCATTCTCATTATGAACTCCTTCGTACCGCTCATTGATATGGCCACGAGACCCAAGAGGTTCGGAGAGGTGAGGAGCAATGCGTGA
- the rsxC gene encoding electron transport complex subunit RsxC: MGLLTFRGGVHPPEKKELSEHSALTNAPLPEVVYVFLANHAGVPAKPLVEPGQHVLTGQKIGEAAGFISANLHSPVTGVVKGIEKIYHPVLGKPDSAIVIEREGEDTWQLLEPRKPYEEFEPQEIVERIKEAGIVGLGGAMFPTNVKLSPPKEKKIDLLIINGAECEPYLTVDYRMMLEKSQEIVRGVLALIKALGVKKAIIGIENNKPKAIEEIKKATKGTGIEVATLKTKYPQGAEKQLIYAITKRVVPSGGLPMDVGVVVQNVGTAFAVYEALEEGKPLIERAITVTGEAVREPINVIARIGTLASKLIELTGGIKEDEVDRVIFGGPMMGTAVPRVDIPIVKGTSGITVMSKEVAPSRESYPCIRCGSCVKACPMYLQPFVLNLYATNRLYDKAVENGLMDCMECGSCSYACPANIELVKNFKLAKKVYRTLKGGKR; the protein is encoded by the coding sequence GTGGGACTCTTAACGTTCAGAGGGGGTGTACACCCTCCTGAAAAGAAGGAACTTTCGGAGCACAGCGCTCTAACAAATGCTCCTTTACCAGAGGTTGTTTATGTTTTTCTGGCAAACCATGCCGGTGTGCCTGCAAAACCTCTGGTCGAACCAGGCCAACATGTGCTGACGGGGCAGAAAATTGGAGAAGCAGCCGGATTCATCTCAGCAAATCTTCATTCACCTGTGACAGGTGTAGTAAAAGGAATTGAGAAAATTTACCATCCTGTCCTTGGGAAGCCCGACAGCGCGATTGTTATCGAACGAGAAGGTGAAGATACCTGGCAATTGCTTGAACCTAGAAAGCCTTATGAAGAATTTGAGCCCCAAGAAATCGTGGAAAGGATCAAAGAGGCCGGGATCGTGGGTCTTGGTGGAGCGATGTTTCCCACGAATGTAAAACTATCCCCGCCAAAGGAAAAGAAAATCGATCTCCTCATTATCAACGGAGCCGAGTGTGAGCCTTACCTGACAGTGGACTACCGTATGATGCTCGAAAAGTCACAAGAAATCGTCAGAGGCGTGCTCGCTTTGATAAAAGCCCTTGGTGTCAAGAAAGCGATAATCGGCATTGAAAACAACAAACCGAAAGCAATTGAGGAGATAAAGAAAGCAACAAAAGGAACAGGAATTGAGGTAGCCACCCTAAAGACAAAATATCCGCAGGGAGCTGAGAAACAGCTCATTTACGCTATAACAAAACGTGTTGTTCCTTCGGGTGGATTGCCTATGGATGTTGGAGTTGTAGTCCAGAATGTGGGTACAGCTTTCGCAGTATACGAAGCCCTAGAAGAGGGCAAACCCCTTATCGAGAGGGCAATTACTGTTACTGGTGAGGCTGTTCGAGAACCAATCAATGTTATAGCGAGGATTGGTACGCTTGCCAGCAAGCTAATTGAACTCACCGGTGGCATAAAAGAAGATGAGGTTGACCGCGTGATATTTGGTGGTCCCATGATGGGCACCGCAGTTCCACGTGTTGACATCCCCATAGTAAAGGGAACTTCTGGTATCACAGTAATGTCCAAAGAAGTAGCGCCATCTAGAGAAAGTTATCCCTGTATAAGATGTGGTAGTTGTGTGAAGGCCTGTCCGATGTATCTTCAGCCCTTTGTCTTGAATCTGTATGCCACAAACAGGCTTTATGATAAAGCTGTTGAGAACGGTCTCATGGACTGTATGGAATGTGGAAGTTGTTCTTATGCCTGCCCGGCAAACATTGAACTCGTCAAAAACTTCAAACTCGCAAAGAAAGTGTACAGGACCCTCAAAGGGGGGAAGAGATGA
- a CDS encoding radical SAM protein, which yields MQIRLSAGTAAKLGLRKFKFDIPMPTAYFMVGERCVFNCLYCAQARDSRADISRLSRIVWPGYELSDVMEAIGRHNPFSRFCIQTVSSPGYREVLQALIEELSGLGLPISLSVRPLDMKEVREYFSRGIERIGIAVDVVTPDLFKKYRGGNFENHIELLFKAAQEFKGRITTHVIVGLGETEKDVIDFIYQCRIRNIEVGLFSFTPVKGTGLENLPQPDIRTYREVQIARYLLKKNPRYYEGFLYDRKGKLLSFGIDITSINIDEAFRTSGCPGCTRPFYNERPGKEIYNFFM from the coding sequence TTGCAGATAAGGCTTTCAGCCGGGACAGCGGCAAAACTCGGTCTTAGGAAGTTTAAATTCGATATACCTATGCCTACAGCGTACTTTATGGTTGGAGAACGTTGTGTATTCAACTGCCTGTACTGCGCACAGGCGAGAGATTCCAGGGCGGATATCTCCAGATTATCCAGAATCGTATGGCCCGGGTACGAACTATCGGACGTTATGGAGGCGATTGGAAGGCATAATCCGTTTTCCAGATTTTGCATACAGACCGTCTCCAGTCCAGGATACAGAGAGGTACTTCAGGCTTTGATTGAAGAATTATCAGGACTGGGACTTCCCATTTCCCTTTCCGTCAGACCTCTAGATATGAAAGAAGTCAGAGAATATTTTTCTCGTGGAATTGAGAGGATTGGAATAGCCGTGGATGTTGTTACTCCCGATCTCTTCAAAAAATACAGAGGGGGGAATTTTGAAAATCATATTGAACTACTTTTCAAAGCAGCTCAGGAATTCAAAGGCAGGATAACGACCCACGTGATCGTGGGGTTAGGAGAAACGGAAAAAGACGTGATAGACTTTATATATCAGTGCCGTATCAGAAATATAGAAGTAGGGCTTTTTTCCTTTACTCCTGTAAAAGGAACAGGGTTGGAAAACTTACCACAACCTGATATAAGAACATATCGAGAAGTACAGATTGCCAGATATCTATTGAAAAAGAACCCGAGATATTACGAAGGTTTTCTATACGATAGAAAAGGAAAACTTTTGAGCTTTGGAATAGATATTACTTCTATAAATATTGATGAAGCCTTTAGAACCTCTGGATGTCCGGGATGTACCAGACCATTCTATAACGAGAGACCAGGCAAAGAGATCTACAATTTTTTTATGTGA
- a CDS encoding bifunctional UDP-sugar hydrolase/5'-nucleotidase: MKKLLVFLVVVLLSVFVLAEKLTILHVNDTHGHAWTFSEYKNPDIGGFALIATLVNKFRVENPDTLFLHAGDLNTGVPESDLVDAAPDIVALNLMKLDAMVLGNHEFDNPPEVLSKQMKWAHFPFLSANIYKDGKPAFTQYIIKEVGDLKVAIVGFTAEETEILEALYAQDYEWRSVVDVAKELIPELKKQADVVIALVHLGDATPIKGVNSHELAEQVDGIDIIVDGHSHTLYEKPEVINGTLIVSAGEWGKYLGKLDVEVESGSITFVSYKTIPIKLADITPDFAVATVLDYFKELGNEKLDTVIGETKILLEGTRNIIRNQDTNLGHLVADAMVWKTGADIAITNAGGIRASINPGPITYRHVLTVLPFGNTLYLAKITGEQLMKVLEYTATIPAGKGARPQVSGLSYKIENGEIRDVLINGEPLDPEKVYTLVTNNYMAAGGDGYSMLKELEGYDTGFVLADVVMNYISEISPITEYDETPRVIKVQTE; the protein is encoded by the coding sequence ATGAAGAAACTGCTTGTATTTCTTGTTGTTGTACTTCTTTCTGTTTTCGTGCTGGCAGAGAAACTTACCATTCTCCATGTGAACGATACTCACGGACACGCCTGGACATTCAGCGAGTACAAGAACCCCGATATCGGTGGATTTGCACTTATTGCTACCCTTGTGAACAAGTTCAGAGTCGAAAACCCCGACACCCTTTTCCTGCATGCTGGTGATCTGAATACAGGAGTGCCGGAATCTGATCTTGTGGATGCTGCCCCAGATATAGTGGCCCTCAATCTGATGAAGCTCGATGCCATGGTGCTCGGAAATCACGAGTTCGATAATCCGCCTGAAGTCCTCTCAAAGCAGATGAAGTGGGCACATTTTCCGTTCCTTAGCGCGAATATATACAAGGATGGCAAACCCGCCTTCACACAATATATCATTAAAGAAGTCGGAGATTTGAAAGTCGCTATCGTTGGCTTTACCGCCGAGGAAACAGAAATCCTCGAAGCTCTCTATGCGCAGGATTACGAATGGCGAAGCGTTGTTGATGTGGCGAAGGAACTCATTCCAGAGCTCAAAAAACAGGCAGACGTGGTTATCGCCCTCGTGCATCTGGGTGACGCAACTCCCATTAAGGGTGTTAATTCCCATGAACTTGCTGAACAGGTCGATGGAATCGATATCATCGTCGATGGTCATAGCCATACCCTGTATGAGAAACCTGAAGTCATCAACGGAACCCTCATTGTTTCTGCTGGTGAATGGGGCAAATACCTCGGAAAACTTGATGTAGAGGTCGAAAGTGGCTCAATAACCTTTGTCAGTTACAAGACTATTCCAATAAAACTCGCCGACATAACACCCGACTTCGCTGTTGCCACGGTCCTCGACTACTTCAAAGAACTCGGTAACGAAAAACTTGACACAGTCATAGGTGAAACGAAGATACTCCTCGAAGGTACCAGAAATATAATCAGAAACCAGGATACAAACCTTGGACATCTCGTAGCGGATGCCATGGTGTGGAAAACAGGAGCCGATATCGCCATCACAAACGCTGGTGGTATCAGGGCATCGATAAACCCCGGTCCGATTACTTACAGGCACGTGCTTACTGTTCTGCCCTTTGGAAATACTTTATATCTTGCGAAGATCACCGGTGAACAACTTATGAAAGTCCTCGAATATACAGCGACCATTCCAGCAGGTAAAGGTGCCAGACCACAGGTATCAGGCCTCAGCTACAAGATTGAGAACGGTGAAATCAGAGACGTCCTCATCAATGGAGAACCGCTTGATCCTGAAAAAGTCTATACCCTCGTTACCAACAACTATATGGCTGCTGGTGGTGACGGTTACTCCATGTTGAAAGAGCTTGAAGGTTACGACACCGGTTTCGTTCTCGCCGATGTGGTAATGAACTACATATCTGAGATCAGTCCTATCACTGAGTACGATGAAACACCAAGGGTAATAAAAGTTCAAACAGAATAA